Proteins from a single region of Streptomyces sp. HUAS 15-9:
- a CDS encoding GntR family transcriptional regulator, which translates to MAEQLTGLADDRALLGRTSTAERVSDILRSRIADGYFPPGTRLSEDSIGGALGVSRNTLREAFRLLTHERLLVHELNRGVFVRVLTVEDVEDIYRTRALVECAVVRGLGEPPYVLDGPASAVTEGQVAAVENDWKGLGTANIHFHRELVALAGSERTDELMRSVFAELRLAFHVVDDPRRLHEPYLARNRLILQALQAGDRREAEKLLETYLADSLERVVEVYRRRVGEDVRGDG; encoded by the coding sequence ATGGCAGAGCAGCTGACGGGACTGGCCGACGACCGCGCCCTCCTGGGCCGTACCAGCACCGCGGAGCGGGTCTCGGACATCCTCAGAAGCCGCATCGCGGATGGCTATTTCCCGCCAGGGACCCGGCTGTCGGAGGACAGCATCGGAGGGGCGCTCGGCGTCTCCCGCAACACCCTGCGGGAGGCGTTCCGGCTGCTCACCCACGAGCGCCTGCTGGTCCACGAACTCAACCGGGGCGTCTTCGTCCGGGTTCTGACCGTCGAGGACGTCGAGGACATCTACCGCACCCGCGCTCTCGTCGAGTGCGCTGTCGTCCGCGGGCTGGGCGAGCCGCCGTACGTCCTGGACGGGCCGGCCTCGGCGGTGACGGAGGGACAGGTGGCCGCCGTCGAGAATGACTGGAAAGGACTGGGTACGGCCAACATCCACTTCCATCGGGAACTGGTCGCCCTGGCCGGCAGCGAACGCACCGACGAACTGATGCGCAGCGTCTTCGCCGAGCTGCGGCTGGCCTTCCACGTCGTGGACGACCCGCGCCGGCTGCACGAGCCCTACCTGGCCCGCAACCGCCTGATCCTCCAGGCGCTCCAGGCGGGGGACCGGCGCGAGGCGGAGAAGCTCCTGGAGACCTATCTCGCGGACTCGCTCGAGCGGGTCGTCGAGGTGTACCGGAGGCGGGTCGGGGAGGACGTCCGGGGCGACGGCTGA
- a CDS encoding MFS transporter, which produces MSSTPPPQALSSGTRHDRGERGPYDGALGWLRALGPGGRRAFAGAFGGYALDSYDYFTLPLTMVALAAYFGLDSGQTGLFTTVTLVVSAIGGAVAGVFADRVGRVRALMITVITYAVFTVACGFAPDYETLLVFRALQGLGFGGEWAVGAILVAEYASAKHRGRTLGAIQSSWAVGWGLAAVVYTLVFSFAGDDLAWRIMFWTGALPALLVVWLRRRVHDAPEATAAREQSAQRGSFTAIFRPGTAESPGLLRTTVFAGLLSTGVQGGYYTLATWVPTYLKTERGLSVVGTGGYLTFLISGAFLGYLTGGHLTDRLGRRRNIWLFALLSALCILAYANIPQGANTLLLVLGFPLGFCMSAIFSGFGSFLSELYPTAVRGTGQGFTYNTGRAVGAVFPTLVGFLADSWGVGGALVFGAIGYGIAALALFGLPETRGKELA; this is translated from the coding sequence ATGAGCTCGACCCCTCCACCCCAGGCCCTTTCCTCCGGCACCCGGCACGACAGGGGTGAACGCGGCCCCTACGACGGCGCGTTGGGCTGGCTGCGCGCCCTCGGCCCCGGCGGCCGCCGCGCCTTCGCGGGCGCTTTCGGCGGATATGCCCTGGATTCCTACGACTACTTCACCCTGCCGCTGACCATGGTCGCGCTGGCGGCGTACTTCGGTCTGGACAGCGGCCAGACCGGTCTGTTCACCACCGTCACCCTGGTGGTCTCCGCGATCGGCGGCGCCGTGGCGGGCGTGTTCGCGGACCGGGTCGGCCGGGTCAGGGCGCTGATGATCACCGTGATCACCTACGCGGTGTTCACCGTGGCGTGCGGCTTCGCGCCCGACTACGAGACGCTGCTGGTGTTCCGCGCCCTCCAGGGGCTGGGTTTCGGCGGCGAGTGGGCGGTCGGCGCGATCCTGGTCGCCGAGTACGCGAGCGCGAAGCACCGAGGCCGTACGCTCGGCGCGATCCAGAGTTCATGGGCCGTGGGCTGGGGACTGGCCGCCGTCGTCTACACCCTGGTCTTCTCCTTCGCCGGCGACGACCTGGCCTGGCGCATCATGTTCTGGACCGGCGCGCTGCCCGCGCTGCTGGTGGTGTGGCTGCGCCGTCGGGTGCACGACGCCCCGGAGGCGACGGCCGCCCGCGAACAGAGCGCACAGCGGGGCTCGTTCACCGCGATCTTCCGGCCGGGCACGGCAGAGTCCCCTGGTCTGCTGCGCACGACGGTCTTCGCGGGCCTGCTCTCGACCGGCGTCCAGGGCGGCTACTACACCCTGGCGACCTGGGTGCCGACGTATCTCAAGACGGAGCGCGGCCTGTCCGTCGTCGGCACCGGCGGCTATCTGACCTTCCTGATCTCGGGCGCCTTCCTCGGGTATCTGACCGGCGGCCACCTCACCGACCGACTGGGCCGCCGCCGCAACATCTGGCTCTTCGCGCTGCTCTCGGCCCTGTGCATCCTGGCGTACGCGAACATCCCCCAGGGCGCCAACACCCTGCTGCTCGTGCTGGGCTTCCCGCTCGGGTTCTGCATGTCGGCGATCTTCAGCGGCTTCGGGTCCTTCCTGAGCGAGCTGTACCCGACGGCGGTCCGCGGCACCGGACAGGGCTTCACCTACAACACCGGCCGCGCGGTGGGTGCCGTCTTCCCGACCCTGGTGGGCTTCCTGGCCGACAGCTGGGGCGTGGGCGGCGCGCTGGTCTTCGGTGCGATCGGATACGGCATCGCGGCCCTGGCGCTCTTCGGGCTGCCGGAGACGCGCGGGAAGGAACTGGCGTGA
- a CDS encoding putative hydro-lyase, whose amino-acid sequence MDRTQDRPLTLVDEHAHAWSAKDARARFRAGLAGPTAGIAAGHTQANLISVPADWAYDMLLFCQRNPKPCPVLDVTDAGSWTTVLAEGADLRTDLPRYRVWRDGELVDEPTDVLAHWRDDLVSFLIGCSFTFEWALAGSGVPIRHVEQGRNVPMYVTGRQCRPAGRLSGPLVVSMRPVPPEHLATAIRESSLFPAVHGSPVHCGDPSALGIDDLAGPDFGDPVTAGPDDIPVFWACGVTPQAAVMASRPPFAITHAPGQMFLTDARDEQYRVV is encoded by the coding sequence GTGGACCGTACGCAGGACCGTCCCCTGACCCTGGTCGACGAGCACGCGCACGCGTGGAGCGCGAAAGACGCGCGGGCCCGCTTCCGGGCGGGCCTGGCGGGCCCCACGGCCGGGATCGCGGCGGGCCACACCCAGGCCAACCTCATCTCGGTGCCGGCCGACTGGGCCTACGACATGCTGCTGTTCTGCCAGCGCAACCCCAAGCCCTGTCCGGTCCTCGACGTCACGGACGCCGGTTCCTGGACCACGGTCCTGGCCGAGGGGGCGGACCTGCGCACCGATCTGCCCCGCTACCGGGTGTGGCGGGACGGGGAGCTGGTGGACGAACCGACGGACGTGCTGGCCCACTGGCGCGACGACCTGGTGTCGTTCCTGATCGGCTGCAGCTTCACCTTCGAGTGGGCACTCGCCGGGTCGGGCGTCCCGATCCGCCATGTCGAGCAGGGCCGCAACGTCCCGATGTACGTGACCGGCCGGCAGTGCCGTCCCGCGGGGCGGCTGAGCGGGCCCTTGGTGGTGTCCATGCGTCCGGTGCCGCCGGAGCACCTGGCCACCGCGATCCGGGAGAGCAGTCTGTTCCCGGCGGTGCACGGCAGCCCCGTGCACTGCGGCGACCCCTCGGCGCTCGGCATCGACGACCTCGCCGGCCCCGACTTCGGCGACCCCGTGACTGCCGGACCGGACGACATCCCGGTGTTCTGGGCCTGCGGGGTGACGCCCCAGGCCGCGGTGATGGCCTCGCGTCCGCCGTTCGCGATCACCCACGCACCCGGCCAGATGTTCCTCACGGACGCCCGCGACGAGCAGTACCGCGTCGTCTGA
- a CDS encoding LamB/YcsF family protein produces MTAIDLNADLGEGFGRWRLTDDEQLMSVVTSANVACGFHAGDAATMRRVCELAAERGVTIGAQVSYRDLAGFGRRAMEVPPAELAAEVAYQIGALEVFARAAGARVAYVKPHGALYNRVVHDEEQARAVIDGVLLADASLPVLGLPGSRLLELAQKAGLPAVAEAFADRAYTDEGTLVPRGLDGSVVSDPEAVVERSVDLARSGAVNARSGARIEVRARSLCLHGDTPGAVELARRVRERLVAAGVRVEAFA; encoded by the coding sequence ATGACCGCGATCGATCTGAACGCCGACCTCGGCGAGGGCTTCGGCCGCTGGCGGCTGACCGACGACGAACAGCTGATGTCCGTCGTCACCAGCGCCAACGTGGCCTGCGGCTTCCACGCCGGGGACGCGGCCACCATGCGCCGGGTGTGCGAGCTGGCGGCCGAGCGAGGTGTGACGATCGGCGCGCAGGTCTCCTACCGGGACCTGGCGGGGTTCGGGCGGCGCGCGATGGAGGTGCCGCCCGCCGAGCTGGCGGCCGAAGTGGCGTACCAGATCGGTGCCCTGGAGGTCTTCGCGCGCGCCGCGGGCGCGCGCGTGGCCTATGTGAAGCCGCACGGCGCGCTCTACAACCGGGTCGTGCACGACGAGGAGCAGGCCCGGGCGGTGATCGACGGCGTGCTCCTCGCGGACGCCTCGCTCCCCGTCCTCGGGCTGCCCGGCTCCCGCCTGCTGGAGCTGGCGCAGAAGGCGGGACTGCCGGCCGTCGCGGAAGCGTTCGCGGACCGTGCGTACACCGACGAGGGGACGCTCGTGCCGCGCGGACTGGACGGCTCGGTGGTCAGCGACCCGGAGGCGGTCGTCGAGCGCTCGGTGGATCTGGCGCGCTCCGGCGCTGTCAACGCGCGCTCCGGGGCGCGCATCGAGGTGCGCGCCCGCTCGCTGTGTCTGCACGGGGACACTCCGGGTGCGGTGGAGCTGGCCCGGCGCGTGCGCGAGCGGCTGGTGGCGGCGGGCGTCCGGGTGGAGGCCTTCGCATGA
- a CDS encoding 5-oxoprolinase subunit B family protein, whose amino-acid sequence MRAVVVGDSALLVEVSSGAQAQALHAELLRRRAEGSLAVREIVPAAGTVLLDGLDDPVRWASELTASEVPPAPARARAAIELPVRYDGPDLADVAAHWRVSVQEVARIHAATEFTVAFCGFAPGFGYLTGLPDRCDVPRRATPRTAVPTGAVALAGPYTGVYPRPSPGGWQLIGTTDAVLWDHARVPAALLSPGTCVRFIPADGA is encoded by the coding sequence ATGAGGGCCGTTGTCGTCGGCGACAGCGCACTCCTCGTCGAGGTGTCGTCCGGCGCACAGGCCCAGGCGTTGCACGCGGAGCTGCTGCGCCGCCGCGCGGAGGGCTCCCTGGCGGTCCGCGAGATCGTCCCGGCGGCCGGTACGGTCCTCCTCGACGGCCTCGACGACCCGGTCCGTTGGGCATCCGAACTGACCGCCTCCGAGGTACCACCCGCTCCCGCACGCGCGCGTGCGGCGATCGAGCTCCCCGTGCGTTACGACGGCCCGGACCTCGCCGACGTCGCCGCGCACTGGAGGGTGTCCGTGCAGGAGGTGGCCCGCATCCACGCGGCCACCGAATTCACCGTCGCCTTCTGCGGTTTCGCGCCCGGCTTCGGCTACCTCACCGGTCTCCCGGACCGTTGCGACGTGCCGCGCCGGGCCACTCCGCGTACCGCCGTGCCGACCGGTGCCGTGGCGCTCGCGGGCCCGTACACGGGTGTGTATCCGCGTCCGTCGCCGGGCGGCTGGCAGCTGATCGGCACGACGGACGCGGTCCTGTGGGACCACGCGCGCGTGCCGGCCGCGCTGCTGTCACCAGGGACATGTGTCCGCTTCATACCGGCGGACGGCGCATGA
- a CDS encoding biotin-dependent carboxyltransferase family protein — MTDRALVVVRAGALTTVQDTGRPGYAHLGVPRSGALDVPAAALVNRLVGNPPDAAVLETTLNGCAVRPRSTVTVAVGGAPCPVTVGGRPVAWAAPVVVPAGQVLEVGTAVAGVRGYVGVSGGITVEPVLGSRSTDLLSGLGPAPLADGTVLPLGTPAGSHARVDVAPQPRPPAELVLRVTPGPRDDWFTPRAGRDFTTRVYRVSSASNRIGLRTEGPALERAVPGELPSEGMVLGAVQVPPDGRPVVFLADHPTTGGYPVIAVVRAADLPAAAQAVPGTPVRFVAVRRR; from the coding sequence ATGACCGACCGCGCGCTCGTCGTCGTGCGGGCCGGGGCGCTGACCACCGTGCAGGACACCGGGCGGCCCGGGTACGCCCACCTCGGTGTGCCCCGTTCCGGTGCTCTCGACGTGCCCGCCGCGGCGCTCGTCAACCGGCTGGTCGGCAACCCGCCCGACGCCGCCGTCCTGGAGACGACCCTCAACGGCTGCGCCGTACGGCCCCGTTCGACGGTCACCGTGGCGGTCGGGGGTGCCCCGTGCCCCGTCACGGTGGGCGGGCGGCCGGTCGCCTGGGCCGCCCCGGTCGTGGTGCCGGCCGGACAGGTGCTGGAGGTGGGCACGGCCGTCGCCGGAGTACGCGGTTACGTGGGCGTCTCCGGCGGCATCACCGTCGAGCCGGTCCTCGGCAGCCGTTCCACGGATCTGCTGTCCGGCCTCGGCCCGGCGCCGCTCGCGGACGGCACGGTACTGCCGCTGGGCACTCCGGCCGGTTCCCACGCGCGCGTGGACGTCGCGCCGCAGCCGCGGCCACCGGCCGAACTCGTCCTGCGCGTGACACCGGGCCCGCGCGACGACTGGTTCACGCCACGGGCCGGCCGCGACTTCACCACGCGCGTGTACCGGGTGTCGTCGGCGAGCAACCGCATCGGGCTGCGTACGGAGGGGCCCGCGCTGGAGCGGGCCGTGCCCGGCGAACTCCCCAGTGAGGGCATGGTGCTGGGCGCGGTCCAGGTGCCGCCGGACGGCCGCCCGGTGGTCTTCCTCGCGGACCACCCGACCACCGGGGGCTACCCGGTGATCGCGGTGGTCCGCGCCGCCGACCTCCCGGCGGCCGCGCAGGCGGTGCCGGGCACCCCGGTCCGCTTCGTGGCCGTGCGCCGCCGCTGA
- a CDS encoding SGNH/GDSL hydrolase family protein, with product MRPVRFVALGDSLTEGVGDPAGDGWRGWAALLAGGLTKDEVAFTNLAVSGAQTRDVLERQTPAGLELSPDVVSVVIGVNDTLRCTFDIHAVAARLDKVYAAFTRQGTVLLTACLPDPGAMLGLPGALARPLARRQRAVNAVVHALSDRYGAVHLHAAEGLWLSDRAMWSADRLHPGERGHRQLALRFHALLADAGFATGTTPSPEPEFAAPTKSASLWWLATAGTAWVARRCTDLLPQLLRLAVDEMRHRARGTSARLDLRTSAAVSAALAALSVAEQPDAA from the coding sequence ATGAGACCCGTCCGCTTCGTGGCCCTCGGGGACTCGCTGACCGAGGGCGTGGGCGACCCCGCCGGTGACGGCTGGCGCGGCTGGGCCGCGCTGCTGGCCGGCGGGCTCACGAAGGACGAGGTCGCGTTCACCAACCTCGCCGTCAGCGGGGCACAGACGCGCGACGTCCTGGAGCGGCAGACCCCGGCCGGGCTGGAGCTGAGCCCGGACGTCGTGTCCGTCGTCATCGGCGTCAACGACACGCTGCGCTGCACCTTCGACATCCACGCGGTGGCCGCGCGGCTCGACAAGGTCTACGCGGCCTTCACCCGGCAGGGCACGGTCCTGCTCACGGCCTGCCTGCCCGACCCCGGTGCGATGCTGGGGCTCCCGGGTGCCCTCGCCCGCCCGCTGGCCCGGCGGCAGCGGGCGGTGAACGCGGTCGTGCACGCGCTGTCCGACCGCTACGGCGCCGTCCACCTGCACGCCGCGGAAGGCCTCTGGCTCAGCGACCGTGCGATGTGGAGCGCGGACCGGCTGCATCCCGGTGAGCGCGGCCACCGGCAACTGGCGCTGCGCTTCCACGCGCTGCTCGCCGACGCGGGCTTCGCGACCGGGACCACGCCCTCGCCCGAGCCGGAGTTCGCGGCGCCCACCAAGTCGGCGAGCCTGTGGTGGCTGGCCACCGCAGGCACCGCCTGGGTGGCCAGACGCTGCACCGACCTGCTGCCGCAGCTGCTGAGGCTGGCCGTCGACGAGATGCGGCACCGCGCGCGGGGCACCAGCGCCCGCCTCGACCTGCGGACGTCCGCCGCGGTGTCGGCCGCGCTGGCCGCCCTGTCCGTCGCGGAGCAGCCGGACGCGGCGTGA
- a CDS encoding glycosyltransferase, producing MTTDSLRIVRLANFVAPASGGLRTALRELGKGFRTAGHEPVLIVPGERHTDQDTEQGRVITLPGPLLPGTGGYRVLTDKRRVAALLEELAPDRLEVSDRTTLRWTGRWARRARVPAVMVSHETADGVLRTWGVPENLSRRAADSLNIRTAHTYSRVVCTTEFAEREFVRIGARNVVRAPLGVDLMERHPALRDPGLRDWHARPDEALLVMCSRLSVEKRPGTALDALDALLRRGRRAVLVVAGDGPLRARLEQRARERGLPVTFLGHVSDRGALGALQASADVSLAPGPAETFGLAALEAMACGTPVVASASSALPEVIGSAGATAADHGDAFADAIETLLERAEPERRESARARAECFGWGTAVEAFLAAHDAPVLSRGAGEDANGQDSSAPSPASSRRVVPERVV from the coding sequence ATGACCACCGACTCCCTGCGCATCGTGCGGCTCGCCAACTTCGTCGCCCCCGCCTCGGGCGGTCTGCGCACCGCGCTGCGTGAGCTGGGCAAGGGCTTTCGCACCGCCGGCCACGAGCCGGTGCTGATCGTGCCGGGCGAGCGGCACACCGACCAGGACACCGAGCAGGGCCGGGTCATCACCCTGCCCGGCCCGCTGCTGCCGGGCACCGGCGGCTACCGCGTCCTCACCGACAAGCGGCGCGTCGCCGCCCTCCTGGAGGAGCTGGCCCCGGACCGCCTGGAGGTCTCCGACCGGACGACGCTGCGCTGGACCGGCAGGTGGGCCCGCCGGGCCCGGGTCCCCGCCGTGATGGTGTCCCACGAGACCGCCGACGGCGTACTGCGCACCTGGGGCGTGCCGGAGAACCTGTCCCGCCGGGCCGCCGACTCCCTCAACATCCGTACGGCCCACACGTACTCGCGGGTCGTGTGCACCACGGAGTTCGCCGAGCGGGAGTTCGTGCGGATCGGCGCGCGCAACGTCGTACGGGCTCCGCTGGGCGTCGATCTGATGGAGCGGCACCCCGCCCTGCGGGACCCCGGCCTGCGGGACTGGCACGCGCGCCCGGACGAGGCGCTGCTGGTGATGTGTTCCCGGCTGTCCGTGGAGAAGCGGCCGGGCACTGCGCTCGACGCCCTGGACGCGCTGCTGCGGCGCGGGCGGCGGGCGGTGCTCGTGGTGGCCGGGGACGGGCCGCTGCGGGCGCGCCTGGAGCAGCGGGCGCGTGAGCGCGGGCTGCCGGTCACCTTCCTCGGGCATGTGTCCGACCGGGGTGCACTGGGCGCCCTCCAGGCCTCCGCCGACGTGTCCCTGGCGCCCGGACCGGCCGAGACCTTCGGGCTCGCCGCCCTGGAGGCCATGGCGTGCGGCACGCCCGTGGTGGCGAGCGCGTCGTCCGCGCTGCCCGAGGTGATCGGGTCCGCGGGCGCCACGGCGGCCGACCACGGCGACGCCTTCGCCGACGCGATCGAGACACTCCTGGAGCGGGCCGAGCCCGAGCGCCGGGAGTCGGCACGCGCGCGTGCGGAGTGCTTCGGGTGGGGAACGGCGGTGGAGGCGTTCCTCGCGGCACACGATGCGCCGGTGCTGTCCCGTGGTGCGGGGGAGGACGCGAACGGGCAGGACAGCTCGGCGCCGTCCCCGGCGTCGTCCCGTCGCGTCGTCCCGGAGAGGGTCGTATGA
- a CDS encoding glycosyltransferase family 4 protein: MRVVIVTESFPPDVNGVAHCALQTARHLVDRGHAPLVVAPAPAPGNKPDASAPCPVVHVPSLPLPGYPQVRVALPSRRLAAALIEHRADVVHLAGPFILGVRGMAAAARLGIPAVAVYQTDLAGYARTYVGAGEAAAWRRIRSVHSAADRTLAPSSAAMHDLEAHGVPRVKLWARGVDTVRFRPDHRDDVLRRELAPNGELIVGYVGRLAPEKQVELLAGVCGLEGVRVVVVGDGPSQEHLTEALPGAVFLGRRTGDELARIFASLDVFAHTGPFETFCQTVQEAMASGVPVVAPAAGGPLDLVDHGRTGFLVPPRDADAVRDAVRALAADPALRADFGATARATVEGRTWAAVGDQLIAHYDDVLAGRRAVVAA, encoded by the coding sequence ATGCGTGTCGTCATCGTGACCGAATCCTTTCCCCCCGATGTGAACGGCGTGGCCCACTGCGCGCTCCAGACCGCCCGGCACCTCGTCGATCGCGGTCACGCCCCTCTCGTCGTCGCCCCGGCCCCCGCTCCCGGGAACAAGCCCGACGCCTCGGCGCCGTGCCCCGTCGTCCATGTCCCCTCCCTCCCGCTCCCGGGCTACCCCCAGGTCCGCGTCGCCCTGCCCAGCAGGCGCCTCGCCGCGGCGCTCATCGAGCACCGCGCCGATGTCGTGCACCTGGCCGGCCCCTTCATCCTCGGCGTCCGCGGCATGGCGGCCGCCGCCCGGCTCGGCATCCCCGCCGTGGCCGTCTACCAGACCGATCTGGCCGGTTACGCCCGTACCTACGTGGGCGCCGGCGAGGCGGCGGCCTGGCGGCGCATCCGCTCCGTCCACTCCGCCGCCGATCGCACCCTCGCCCCCTCCAGCGCGGCCATGCACGACCTGGAGGCGCACGGTGTGCCCCGGGTCAAGCTGTGGGCGCGCGGTGTGGACACCGTCCGCTTCCGTCCCGACCACCGTGACGACGTGCTGCGGCGCGAACTCGCCCCGAACGGCGAGCTGATCGTCGGCTACGTCGGCCGGCTCGCCCCCGAGAAGCAGGTCGAACTCCTCGCCGGTGTCTGCGGCCTGGAGGGCGTGCGGGTCGTGGTGGTCGGCGACGGACCCAGCCAGGAGCACCTGACCGAGGCCCTGCCCGGCGCGGTCTTCCTGGGGCGGCGCACGGGTGACGAGCTCGCCCGGATCTTCGCCTCGCTGGACGTCTTCGCGCACACCGGCCCCTTCGAGACCTTCTGCCAGACCGTCCAGGAGGCCATGGCCAGCGGCGTGCCGGTGGTCGCCCCTGCCGCCGGCGGCCCGCTCGACCTGGTCGACCACGGCCGCACCGGGTTCCTGGTGCCGCCGCGCGACGCGGACGCCGTACGGGACGCCGTGCGCGCCCTGGCCGCCGACCCGGCGCTGCGTGCCGACTTCGGAGCCACCGCGCGGGCCACGGTCGAGGGCCGCACCTGGGCCGCCGTCGGCGACCAGCTGATCGCCCACTACGACGACGTGCTCGCCGGGCGCCGGGCGGTGGTGGCGGCATGA
- a CDS encoding HEAT repeat domain-containing protein has translation MFDPVIAPSGTLLGLLQRGRGDGTLHALTAPRAEALAALHHCVLRDPRHDWQVENRSLYYARLYLDLDGELDAIEAHLFDPEDVLDSDESRTGLALAVLGHLASYGRRDALELLRRYAAIGSNWAWALDELALRDDDAGLRALAAPVLARFATDAEGEAELAAAVRDAFEPRPWRLWAEDPRESVATRVRAAQEAGCFDRWQRQMRPSGPRPGWSVQAVFEWAQQGVERGAALHVPAARCLVAVAGPEDRPEIVRAAREGGEGARCTALRYLADSNDPDALGLIEAAVTDGSTPVVEAAVDAFERMRSIAAVDRARGWAHRPDALGAASGRMLACRGGTQDSDLVLGALREAVRGEGPDAPTLWTLVEGTGRLGIVCAAPVLRHIYRETASSHLRGRAARALAATDPSFPAGFAVECLWDCEETTREIAARHAETGDARVVEQLRRLAADPAEEDEVQTAVRSRITPDGPVS, from the coding sequence ATGTTCGATCCGGTCATAGCGCCCAGCGGTACGCTGCTCGGCCTGCTCCAGCGGGGCCGCGGCGACGGCACGCTGCACGCGCTCACCGCCCCGCGTGCCGAGGCACTCGCGGCACTGCACCACTGTGTGCTCCGCGACCCCCGCCACGACTGGCAGGTGGAGAACCGCTCCCTCTACTACGCCCGGCTCTACCTCGACCTCGACGGAGAGCTGGACGCCATCGAGGCCCACCTCTTCGACCCCGAGGACGTGCTCGACTCCGACGAGTCCCGCACCGGCCTCGCGCTCGCCGTCCTCGGGCACCTCGCCTCGTACGGCAGGCGGGACGCCCTCGAACTGCTGCGCAGGTACGCCGCCATCGGTTCCAACTGGGCCTGGGCCCTGGACGAACTCGCCCTGCGGGACGACGACGCGGGCCTGCGCGCCCTCGCCGCCCCCGTGCTGGCCCGCTTCGCCACCGACGCGGAGGGCGAGGCCGAACTGGCCGCGGCCGTGCGGGACGCCTTCGAGCCCCGGCCCTGGCGGCTGTGGGCCGAGGATCCGCGCGAATCCGTCGCCACACGCGTGCGTGCCGCCCAGGAGGCCGGCTGCTTCGACCGATGGCAACGCCAGATGCGGCCGAGCGGGCCCCGTCCGGGGTGGAGCGTGCAGGCGGTGTTCGAATGGGCTCAGCAGGGCGTCGAACGCGGTGCCGCCCTCCATGTCCCGGCCGCCCGCTGCCTCGTCGCCGTCGCGGGCCCCGAGGACCGGCCGGAGATCGTCCGGGCCGCCCGGGAGGGCGGCGAGGGCGCCCGGTGCACCGCCTTGAGGTACTTGGCCGACAGCAACGACCCCGACGCCCTGGGCTTGATCGAGGCCGCGGTGACCGACGGCTCGACACCCGTCGTGGAAGCCGCCGTCGACGCCTTCGAACGGATGCGCAGCATCGCCGCCGTCGACCGGGCCCGCGGCTGGGCCCACCGGCCCGACGCCCTCGGCGCCGCCTCCGGACGCATGCTCGCCTGCCGCGGCGGGACCCAGGACAGCGACCTCGTCCTCGGCGCGCTCCGCGAGGCCGTACGGGGCGAGGGCCCCGACGCGCCGACCCTGTGGACCCTCGTCGAAGGCACCGGACGCCTCGGCATCGTCTGCGCGGCGCCTGTTCTGCGCCATATTTATCGCGAGACGGCCTCATCGCATCTACGCGGCCGCGCCGCCCGCGCCCTGGCCGCCACCGATCCCTCGTTCCCCGCGGGCTTCGCCGTCGAATGCCTGTGGGACTGCGAGGAGACCACCCGCGAGATCGCCGCCCGGCATGCCGAGACCGGCGACGCCCGGGTCGTCGAGCAGTTGCGCCGGCTGGCCGCCGATCCGGCCGAGGAGGACGAGGTCCAGACAGCCGTACGCAGTCGGATCACGCCCGACGGGCCGGTCTCGTGA
- a CDS encoding ankyrin repeat domain-containing protein, which yields MTQAPDPEVVELATKIFDLARQGRTEELVAYVDAGVPANLTNDRGDCLVMLAAYHGHADAVRELLDRGAQADRVNDRGQTPLAGAVFKGEQEVIKILLEGGADPTAGTPSAIDTARMFGKKELLELFGAQ from the coding sequence ATGACACAAGCCCCCGACCCCGAGGTCGTGGAGCTGGCGACCAAGATCTTCGATCTGGCCCGCCAGGGCCGGACCGAGGAGCTCGTGGCGTATGTCGACGCGGGCGTGCCGGCCAACCTCACCAATGACCGCGGGGACTGTCTGGTGATGCTCGCCGCGTACCACGGTCACGCCGACGCGGTGCGCGAACTGCTCGACCGGGGCGCCCAGGCGGACCGGGTGAACGACCGGGGTCAAACCCCGCTCGCCGGGGCGGTGTTCAAGGGTGAGCAAGAAGTGATCAAGATTCTTCTCGAGGGCGGCGCCGACCCCACCGCGGGTACTCCGTCCGCCATCGACACAGCGCGTATGTTCGGTAAGAAGGAACTCCTGGAATTGTTCGGCGCACAGTGA